In Salmo trutta unplaced genomic scaffold, fSalTru1.1, whole genome shotgun sequence, the following proteins share a genomic window:
- the LOC115190946 gene encoding brain and acute leukemia cytoplasmic protein, with the protein MGCGGSRSDTIIEPRYHESWTRETESTWLTNTDAEAALSTINSKGLEGIQKEKRMMVTTGTQCGKQTLTSSGPNHWRSCHDIGLTQTKKESRRRASKEVPAPSKAVQSVSGDTVPLSQAGDER; encoded by the exons ATGGGTTGTGGAGGAAGCCGGTCCGACACAATAATCGAACCGCGGTATCATGAAAGCTGGACCCGAGAAACCGAGTCGACATGGCTCACCAATACAGACGCCGAGGCTGCTCTTTCTACTATCAACA gtaAAGGGCTGGAGGGTATTCAGAAGGAGAAGAGGATGATGGTGACCACAGGGACCCAGTGTGGGAAGCAGACCCTCACCAGCTCAGGACCCAACCACTGGCGGTCCTGCCACGATATAGGCCTCACT CAAACAAAAAAGGAGTCCAGAAGGAGAGCATCTAAGGAGGTGCCTGCTCCTTCGAAAGCGGTCCAGTCTGTCAGTGGGGATACCGTCCCACTCAGTCAGGCCGGTGATGAAAGGTGA